A region of the Halosolutus amylolyticus genome:
GTCATTGCCGCCGCGATCACGTCGATGTTGCCGTTGTTGAGCGCCTGAATCAGCGTATCGAACTCGAATTCCTCCCAGCTAGTCAGTTCGTAGTCGGTCTCGTCGACGACCGCCTCCAGATGGTCGACGTCGAATCCGACCAGTTCGCCGTCTTCGTTCATCTCGAACGGCCGGAAACCGGGCGCCGTTCCCGCGACGATCTGGTTGTCGTCACCGTCGCCACCATCGCCACCGTCTCCGTCGTCTCCGCCGTCTCCATCGCCATCGCCGGTATCTTCGAGACAGCCGGCCAGTCCGACCGTGCCGATTCCCGCGACCCCACTCAGCTTCAGGTAACTCCGCCTGTCGATCGAGTTCGAGCGTTCGCTCATGGTTGCTACTGCCACGGATAGCCCTTAGTCCTTAAGATCCCTTCGTTAGTGCGTGGACGCGCCGAACGCACGACGTCGATTCGAGCCGAACTCGCGATCCACCGCGCCGTCGCCGGCACCCGCAGGTCGGCACACACTTGTAGGCGCATCGGTAAGAGCCCGGTAGATGGTCGAGATCGCGACGGTTGGGACGTTTCTGGTCGCCGCGATCGCCAGCCTCTTTATGGCCTGGGCGATCGGCGCCGGATCGAGCGGATCGACGCCGTTCGCCCCTGCGGTCGGCGCCAACGCGATCTCCGTGATGCGGGCCGGCTTCCTGGTCGGATTGCTGGGCTTCGCCGGCGCGGTGCTCCAGGGCGCGAACGTCTCCGAAGCCGTCGGCGCCGAGTTGATCGGCGGGGTCACGCTCTCGCCGATGGCCGCGACGATCGCGCTTTCCATCGCGGCCGTCCTGGTCGCGTTCGGCGTCTTCGCGGGGTATCCGATAGCGACGGCGTTCACCGTCACCGGCGCGGTCATCGGCGTCGGACTGGCCATGGGCGGCGATCCCGCGTGGCCGAAGTACACCGAAATCGCCACCCTGTGGATCCTGACGCCGTTCGTCGGGGGCGGTCTCGCCTACACGATCGCCCGGACGCTCCGTGCCGAACCGATCGCCGAGGAGGCGCTCATCGTCGTGCTCGCGGCCTTCGTCGGCGCGCTCGTCGCCAACCTCGAGTTCGCGATCCTCGGCCCGGAGGAGGCCGGCGGCGCATCGATCGCCCAGGTGGCCGGTGGCTGGCTCCCCGGACCGACGGTCGCCGGTATCGCCGCCGCGACAGTCGTGATCGCGGCCGCCTGGGCGCTCGCGATCGGCGTCGATCTCCGCCAGGGCACCGAACGGGGAGAGCGACACTTCCTGCTCGTCCTCGGTGGCCTGGTCGCGTTCTCCGCCGGCGGGAGCCAGGTCGGACTGGCGGTCGGTCCGCTGATCCCGCTGTCGGGCGACCTCGGGTTGCCGCTCTCCGCCCTGTTGCTCGGCGGCGGGTTCGGTCTCCTGCTCGGCTCCTGGACCGGCGCCCCGCGGATGATCAAGGCGATCTCGCAGGACTACTCCTCGCTCGGCCCGCGGCGATCGATCGCCGCGCTCATCCCGTCGTTCATCATCGCCCAGACCGCCGTCCTCTACGGCATCCCCGTCTCGTTCAACGAGATCATCGTCAGCGCGATCATCGGGAGCGGCTACGCCGCGGCCGGGTCCGGCGGCGGCGTCAGCGGCCGCAAGATGGGCTATACGGTGCTCGCGTGGATCGGCTCGCTCGCCGGCTCGATCGTCGTCTCCTACGTCGGCTTCCGCGTCGTCTTCTCGGTGCTGGGTTGAGTCGGCTGGATTGCACCACCAGTACGACTCATCGTCGCCCCCGTCGACACCAGTTACAGATCCGCGTTCGATCTCTCAGCGTCCGATCCCGCTCTGCATATCGAACCGCCTTTACAGCAACGCTACCCAGATCGGGTATGGACGACTCCGAACCGATCAGTTGGCGGCGGGACGCCACGACCTCCCGGA
Encoded here:
- a CDS encoding inorganic phosphate transporter yields the protein MVEIATVGTFLVAAIASLFMAWAIGAGSSGSTPFAPAVGANAISVMRAGFLVGLLGFAGAVLQGANVSEAVGAELIGGVTLSPMAATIALSIAAVLVAFGVFAGYPIATAFTVTGAVIGVGLAMGGDPAWPKYTEIATLWILTPFVGGGLAYTIARTLRAEPIAEEALIVVLAAFVGALVANLEFAILGPEEAGGASIAQVAGGWLPGPTVAGIAAATVVIAAAWALAIGVDLRQGTERGERHFLLVLGGLVAFSAGGSQVGLAVGPLIPLSGDLGLPLSALLLGGGFGLLLGSWTGAPRMIKAISQDYSSLGPRRSIAALIPSFIIAQTAVLYGIPVSFNEIIVSAIIGSGYAAAGSGGGVSGRKMGYTVLAWIGSLAGSIVVSYVGFRVVFSVLG